The Athene noctua chromosome 3, bAthNoc1.hap1.1, whole genome shotgun sequence genome includes a region encoding these proteins:
- the LOC141958891 gene encoding solute carrier family 2, facilitated glucose transporter member 3: MDDKKKITAPLIYAVSIAAIGSLQFGYNTGVINAPEKIIQRFFNRTLSERTGEAVSPELLTSLWSLSVAIFSVGGMIGSFSVSLFVNRFGRRNSMLLVNILAFAGGTLMGFSKMAKSVEMLIIGRFIIGLFCGLCTGFVPMYISEVSPTSVRGAFGTLNQLGIVVGILVAQIFGLEGIMGTETLWPLLLGFTVLPAILQCVALLFCPESPRFLLINKMEEEKAQAVLQKLRGTQDVSQDILEMKEESAKMSQEKKATVPELFRSPNYRQAIIIAIMLQLSQQLSGINAVFYYSTGIFERAGITQPVYATIGAGVVNTVFTVVSLFLVERAGRRTLHLVGLGGMAVCAVLMTVALALKDVVEWIRYISIVATFGFVALFEIGPGPIPWFIVAELFSQGPRPAAMAVAGCSNWTSNFLVGMLFPYAEKLCGSYVFLIFLVFLVIFFVFTFFKVPETKGRTFEDISRGFEGRAEASPTSPVEKNPMVELNSMQPDKEVV; encoded by the exons ATGGATGACAAAAAG AAAATCACAGCACCCCTTATCTATGCTGTTTCCATTGCTGCCATTGGATCTCTTCAGTTTGGGTACAACACTGGTGTCATCAATGCTCCTGAGAAG ATCATCCAGAGGTTCTTCAACAGAACCCTGTCAGAACGGACTGGGGAGGCTGTCTCCCCAGAGCTCCTCACCTCTCTCTGGTCCCTTTCTGTGGCCATCTTCTCAGTAGGAGGGATGATCGGCTCCTTCTCAGTCAGCTTGTTTGTCAACAGATTTGGCAG GAGGAACTCCATGCTACTGGTGAACATCTTGGCCTTTGCTGGTGGCACTCTCATGGGCTTCTCTAAGATGGCAAAGTCAGTGGAGATGCTGATTATTGGCCGCTTCATTATTGGTCTTTTCTGTGGTCTCTGCACTGGTTTTGTGCCCATGTACATCAGTGAGGTCTCGCCCACCAGCGTCCGTGGAGCCTTTGGCACCCTCAACCAGCTGGGCATTGTTGTGGGCATCCTGGTGGCCCAG ATCTTTGGCCTGGAGGGAATCATGGGGACTGAAACACTTTGGCCGCTGCTTTTGGGCTTCACAGTCCTCCCAGCGATCCTGCAGTGCGTGGCTCTTCTTTTCTGCCCCGAGAGCCCCCGTTTCCTATTGATCAACAAGATGGAGGAAGAGAAAGCACAAGCAG TTCTCCAGAAACTTCGTGGTACACAAGATGTGTCTCAAGACATCCTGGAGATGAAAGAGGAGAGTGCTAAAATGTCCCAGGAAAAGAAAGCAACTGTGCCAGAGCTCTTCCGTTCCCCAAACTACCGTCAAGCCATTATCATTGCCATCATGCTGCAGCTTTCCCAACAGCTCTCAGGCATCAATGCT GTATTCTATTATTCTACAGGGATTTTTGAAAGAGCTGGTATCACACAGCCTGTGTATGCCACTATTGGAGCTGGTGTGGTAAACACCGTCTTCACTGTTGTGTCG CTGTTCCTGGTAGAGCGTGCCGGACGCAGGACCCTCCATTTAGTTGGTTTGGGTGGCATGGCTGTGTGTGCTGTTCTTATGACAGTTGCTTTAGCTCTGAAG GATGTTGTGGAGTGGATCAGATACATCAGCATTGTTGCCACTTTTGGCTTTGTGGCGCTTTTTGAGATTGGCCCCGGCCCTATTCCATGGTTCATTGTGGCAGAACTTTTCAGCCAGGGCCCACGGCCGGCAGCCATGGCAGTGGCTGGCTGTTCCAATTGGACCTCAAATTTCTTGGTTGGAATGCTGTTCCCATATGCAGAG AAACTGTGTGGCTCCTATGTCTTTCTCATATTCCTTGTTTTCCTGGTCATCTTCTTTGTCTTCACGTTCTTCAAAGTGCCAGAGACCAAAGGCAGGACTTTTGAAGACATCTCCAGGGGCTTTGAAGGACGAGCAGAAGCCAGCCCCACATCACCTGTAGAGAAGAACCCCATGGTGGAGCTGAACAGCATGCAACCTGACAAAGAAGTTGTCTAA